In the Endozoicomonas sp. SCSIO W0465 genome, TCTGACAATGCCTGAATGTCATCACTGATCCAGAAACGACTTTCGATCTTGCCAAAGGTTTTCATCGTCTGCCCTCCCTGGGAAAATAGCGATCAGCCTCATCAACATTGTGCTGGTTAGTACGCATCCACTTATTGATAAAACTCACCACCCGGTGCCCCGGGCCGGGCTCACTCCATTGGTCCAGCATGTATCGGTAGGCTTTCAGCAACTGCGCGGCAACATCGACATCCGGACACTCCCAGCACAGCTTCTCATAGTGGTCAGCCGATAAGGTCTGGTTTGGCCGGTCACTCATTGGCCAGATAATGTCCTGCCAATGCTCGGGATGTTCAGGAATGTCCTGTTCCTCTGGGTCAATCATGGTGTGCCTCCATTCAATCGTTATGACTCACGTTAAATTCCATTTTTAAATATAATTACCCGAATTATATTTACTCACATAAACTTTAATCGCAAATAATTTCACCTATGTAGACTTAAGCAATGATTAGTCACACTATCCTCGAGGCCTGCCCATACATTCATCGGTTATGTCGTGTTAAATTTTTTTACATCCATAAACAACCACTACGGAAATGCATGTGACGATTCACTGGTCAGAACGAGCCCGACAGAAGGCAAGCGAACTCGGCATCCGGGATCTGGAGATTGCATCACGATCAGGCTGGAGTAAGTCCAGTGTCAGTCTGTGGATGAATGGTCAGCGCGAGCCCAAGCTGGAACAGAAAATGGCCGTGGCCGAAGTATTGGGCGTGAGCGTTCACTGGCTGGATACTGGCGAAGAAGCCCTGGAAGATCACAAACTGCCAGTGATCACCATGGATGACATCGAAAAATTCTGGGCAGAAATTGAGGAGAAGGGGAAGGTATACCAGGAGACTTCCGGTATCCGCATTATCGAGTCCTGCAGCGAGAACAGCTTTCTGGTCATTATGGACAACGATACGATGATTGATCTGACCAATGCCGAGAAGAAGCATATTCCGGAAGGCAGTTCTGTACAAATTGATGTCGATACCATGCCTCAATCCGGCGATATTCTTCTGGTTCAGCATAACAACCGAATGGTTCTGCGGGAGTGGAAACGCCTCAGCGCGACCGAGCACTACCTCAGGGTCATCAACCGGCTCTACAGCAACCTGGATTTCACCCATGAGGGAGACATCATGGAGATTTTTAAAGGAACAGCGGTAGGCTATAGCCTGTCACTTCGTTAATGACACCAGGTTTCCAGATAACCTCCACGGCCAGAAGTGCCGTGGTTTCCTTTAAACTGTTTGACCGTGATTAACCCGTCTCGAATCCCGATATGTAAACAACAAATTTCCGAAACATAAACCGCTCAATCACACGAAAAGCCAATAATTAACTAACGAAATCCCCCATCCAGTCCTTCAGCCCTCCTATAGCCACTAAATTCAGTGACCATTTACATTATTTAGTCAACATCTATCAAAGGCATTCTCATTATAGATAAATATTATCTATTCCCTATTTGTAAATTACTATTCCTTGCGTGTAGATTAGATAATCAAATAATAAATCTGTGGGAGGCTCTTGTAGGATTTCAGACTGCTACTGGGTTGAACATTGCTGAAGCCCTTTATCTACAAAGGTTGTCAGCATATTGTCCGGTAATGTTGCTCAATCCTTGTTTTTCGTGACCTACAGTCAGTTTTCACTGTAGAGCAGTTCGTAATCAAAATAGAGCCTCTGTGGAATATTAATGGATGCTGTCACCCGTGATCTCAACCAGCATCTTCATGCCCTCGATGCCAGAGAAACCCTGGAAGAGTGTATCGAGACCGAACTGGAACGAATCGAAACCGACTTTCAGCAGAGCCTGGAAACCAACGGCACCTTCCTGGTTAGAGGTATTGGTCTCATCACGGCCATCTCCCTGATCCAGTTTCTCATCTTAGAAGAATTTCACCCCATGCAGGGCTTTCGCTGGCTGGCTGTCAAACAGCTGGCCCATGACTGCAGTGACGAACACTCCCGCCTTTCCAGCTGGGACATCATTAACTATGCGAGCAAGCGAGGTTATTGCCGTGGCTAACCAACATGCGGTTCATGAAAACCGGCTGGCAGAACCGGTAATCACCGGCATCAGCGACTGGCTGAACATCAATCAATACACCTATGACTACAGCAAGGTCTGCCAGCTGAAAGACCGTATTGCCAAAAAGGTCTCACCGAGCATGACGGTCCTTCAGATCTACCGGGTCATCCGGGACGAAATCGCCGCGTGGCGCAAAGACCCCAAAACCTGTGATGCGGTAATCGTCGATTTCCGCGCCTGGTGTGAACTGCACGACACGTTATCCAAAGCACTGGAAAAAAGTTTCCGCATGGAAATTGCCGACCAGGTGCTCGCCGTCAGACACCGAATTCTCACCGATGAGGCCCGCCGCCATGCCCGCTAAAAAGAAAGTGCAGGAGTGTATCACCCAGGAAACCCACCCAATTACGGTGCCGGACACCACCCCCGTTACTGAAATGGGTCAGCTGCTCAACCGCGTTCTGGAGAACGGCGCCAATATCGAAACCCTGGAACGGGTCATGAAACTCTACGAACATCGGCAGGAAAAGCTGGCAGAGCAGCAGTTCAACCACGCCTTTGCCGCTTTTCAAAAAGAACTGCCTGCGGTCAAAAAGAGCAAGACTGCCAGCTTCACCACCACCAAAGGCTACACCATGAAATACAGTTATGCCTCCATGGATGATGTGGTGCAGGCAGTTCAACCGGTGCTGCACACAGTGGGTCTCAGCTACTGGTTTGAACAATCTCAGGAACAGGTAGCGGTACAAAAGGAGGTTGAACGACAACAAGGCCTCACAGAAATACGACCGGTGACCGTTAGCATGATCACCATCACCTGCCACCTGGGGCATGTATCCGGTCACGCCATCCACAATACCGTCTCTGGTCCGGTGGACGCCAGCGGCAACAAAAACCAGATCCAGCAAATGTCCTCTGCGGTCACCTATCTGAAGCGGATCGCACTGGTCGGTATCCTTGGCGTGGCCTGCACCGATGACGATGTGGACGGCCATGCACCGGACGTACCGACGGAAAAGCCATCGGTTTACCCGGACGACGACTTCCAGCGCAACCTGCCGGACTGGACTGCCCGTATCGAGTCCGGCCGCAACACCGTGGAAGACATCATCATCAATGCCGAAAGCAGAGCCCCCCTTTCCCCCCAACAGGTTCAGCACATCCAGGCTATCCAGCCACGTTCCATCCAACCACACTCCACCCAGGAGGCCAATAAATGAAACTGATCAATGTCAAACAGGGCAGTCCTGAATGGCTGGCTTTGCGGCGGGCACACTTCACCGCCAGTGAAGCACCCGCCATGATGGGCGACAGCCCCTTCATCAGCCGTGACCAACTGATCTATCAGAAAGTCACCGGCTATACGCCACCGGTTACGCCCCAGCAGCAACATCGTTTTGATATGGGGCACGCAGCAGAAGCTGAGGCTCGCCCCATCATTGAAGTACAGGAGATGAAAACCCTCTTCCCGGTGACTGGCACCCGGACCGTGGAAGGCCTGCCCCTGCTGGCCAGCTTTGACGGCCTTGATCTGGATCGAAAACTGATCTTCGAACACAAACTCTGGAACCCAAAAGTCGTCGCCCAGATCGAAGGGGAAGGTATTGAACCCGGTTACTACTGGCAACTGGAGCAACAGCTGCTGGTCAGTAACCAGAAAGGGGGTCGGGTCATCTTTGTCTGCTCCGATGGCACCCGTGAAAACCTTCGCTGGGTCTATTACGACGCTCACGACGATCGACGTCATACCCTGATCGAAGGCTGGCATCAATTCAAGGCCGATCTGGAGCAAGCGGAGAGACTGCACGATAAAGGGAAACTCCCCAACCCGTACGCTGAAGCCGTCGTTCGACACGATGACACCTTCCAAAAAGCAGAACAGAGCTACCACCTAGCCCTGCAGACACTGAATGCCGCCAAAGCCCTGGCAGAGAAGACCAAACAGGACCTGATCGACCTGACCGGAGGTGCCAAAACCAAAGGCAGCCAATTCCAGCTCTACCCCACCTACCGCAAAGGCAACGTGAAATGGCAGGACGCCTTCAAAGCCATGCTGCCGGAAGTCCCCATGAAAGACCTGGAGAAATACAAAGGCAAACCGGCCACGGTCTGGACAGTAAAACCCCTGAACTAAAGGAGAACCTTAATGAGCAGAGGCGTTAATAAAGTCATCCTGGTTGGGCATGTCGGGCAGGACCCCGTCGTGCGCTATACCCCCGGTGGCGAAGCGGTGGCCAACATCAGTCTTGCTACCTCGGAGAAATGGAAGGACCGGAACGGACAGCCACAGGAAAGAACCGAGTGGCACCGCATCGTCACCTTCGGCAAGCTGGCAGACATTGCCCAGCAGCTGGTGCGCAAGGGCAGCAAGCTCTACATCGAAGGCAAACTCCAGACCCGCAAGTGGCAGGACAATCACGGCCAGGACCGATACACCACGGAAGTCGTGGTCACCGGCTTCAACGGACAGATTCAGATCCTGGACAAGCTGAATGAGCAGCCTGCCCAGCAACAACAACAGCATCAGCCACCACAACACGCCGCTCACCACGGCAACCATCACCAGCCACAGAACACCCGCTACCCAACCAAGACGAACCCGCCGTCATCGCCACCCGCTGAGGG is a window encoding:
- a CDS encoding helix-turn-helix domain-containing protein codes for the protein MHVTIHWSERARQKASELGIRDLEIASRSGWSKSSVSLWMNGQREPKLEQKMAVAEVLGVSVHWLDTGEEALEDHKLPVITMDDIEKFWAEIEEKGKVYQETSGIRIIESCSENSFLVIMDNDTMIDLTNAEKKHIPEGSSVQIDVDTMPQSGDILLVQHNNRMVLREWKRLSATEHYLRVINRLYSNLDFTHEGDIMEIFKGTAVGYSLSLR
- a CDS encoding ERF family protein, with translation MPAKKKVQECITQETHPITVPDTTPVTEMGQLLNRVLENGANIETLERVMKLYEHRQEKLAEQQFNHAFAAFQKELPAVKKSKTASFTTTKGYTMKYSYASMDDVVQAVQPVLHTVGLSYWFEQSQEQVAVQKEVERQQGLTEIRPVTVSMITITCHLGHVSGHAIHNTVSGPVDASGNKNQIQQMSSAVTYLKRIALVGILGVACTDDDVDGHAPDVPTEKPSVYPDDDFQRNLPDWTARIESGRNTVEDIIINAESRAPLSPQQVQHIQAIQPRSIQPHSTQEANK
- a CDS encoding YqaJ viral recombinase family protein, with product MKLINVKQGSPEWLALRRAHFTASEAPAMMGDSPFISRDQLIYQKVTGYTPPVTPQQQHRFDMGHAAEAEARPIIEVQEMKTLFPVTGTRTVEGLPLLASFDGLDLDRKLIFEHKLWNPKVVAQIEGEGIEPGYYWQLEQQLLVSNQKGGRVIFVCSDGTRENLRWVYYDAHDDRRHTLIEGWHQFKADLEQAERLHDKGKLPNPYAEAVVRHDDTFQKAEQSYHLALQTLNAAKALAEKTKQDLIDLTGGAKTKGSQFQLYPTYRKGNVKWQDAFKAMLPEVPMKDLEKYKGKPATVWTVKPLN
- the ssb gene encoding single-stranded DNA-binding protein yields the protein MSRGVNKVILVGHVGQDPVVRYTPGGEAVANISLATSEKWKDRNGQPQERTEWHRIVTFGKLADIAQQLVRKGSKLYIEGKLQTRKWQDNHGQDRYTTEVVVTGFNGQIQILDKLNEQPAQQQQQHQPPQHAAHHGNHHQPQNTRYPTKTNPPSSPPAEGYDDYDDSIPF